The genomic region GAAATATTCGCGCCTGAGCCGCAGCGGCTGCCTTTCGAGCAATAATTTTCCTTCCTTGTACAATTCGTAATCCAATTGGTAATCCAGTTCGACTTCGTTCGAGCGGCCGCGCGAACTCAGCGACAGGACCCGGTGGCGAAAGTCCTCGTTCAGAATTTTGACCGTCACTCCGGCTTTTTCCGGCGAATCGGCCAGTTTGCTCGCCGACGAACCCAGTACGCCTTTCAATTGCTCGCGAAGCTGGAGAGTACCGCCGTCCCAATAAATCGATTTAATCTCCTGAGCCACTTCGGTGGAGCTTCCGCGCAGATGGTAACCGCAAGCACTCAGCAGTACGGAAAAAACAAGAACAGCTATTTTTTTACGCAACATCCCGACTCTCGGCAACAAAAAATCACTCAACCACGATATTAACCAGTTTTTTAGGCACGACAATCACCTTTCTGACCGGCCGGTCTTCAATAAATCGTTTGACATGATCGTCAGCGAACGCCAGCCGTTCGATTTCAGCGGCAGACGCCGCAGCCGGAACGGTGATTTTGCCGCGCAGCTTGCCGTTGACTTGAATGACCAGCTCCAGGCTGTCCTGGGTCAGCGCCGAAGCGTCGACCGTCGGCCAGGCAGCGCCGACGATCGCTTCCGGATGCCCCAGCTCCTGCCACATCCGATGGCAGATGTGCGGCACGATCGGCGACAGCATCAGAACGATGGCTTCAAAGGCTTCCTGGCGCAAGGCCCGCGCGTTTTCCGATTCGTCATTGAAGCGCGCCAGGGCGTTCACCAGCTCCATGTTGGCGGCGATTGCCGTGTTGTAGGTATAACGCCGGCCGTAGTCGTCGGTGACCTTGGCAATGGTCTGATGCAACTGTCGGCGCAGCGTTTTTTGCTCTTCGGTCATGGCCTGCCGATCGAACGGCCGGCTTGCTCCACCGGATGCCACGTGTTGATGGACCAGTTTCCACAGCCTTTTCAGGAAGCGGAAAGCGCCTTCGACGCCGCTGTCCGACCATTCCAGGGACTGCTCCGGAGGCGCGGCAAACATGATGAACAAGCGCACGGTATCGGCGCCGTATTGATCGATCAACGCTTGCGGATCGACGGTATTGCCTTTGGATTTCGACATCTTGCTGCCGTCTTTCAGCACCATGCCTTGAGTCAGCAGGTTCTTGAACGGCTCGCCGCAGCGCAAAAGACCTTCATCGCGCAGCAATTTGGTGTAAAACCGGGCGTACAACAGATGCAGGATCGCATGCTCGATGCCGCCGATGTAGTGATCCACCGGCAGCCAATAATGTACGCTGTCCGCCAGCATGGCATCATCGCTAATGCCGGCAAAACGCGCAAAATACCAGGACGATTCCATGAAAGTATCGAAAGTATCGGTTTCGCGGCGCGCCGCTTTGCCGCATTGCGGACACTCGACCTGCGAAAAGGTGGGATGCGCCACCAGAGGCGATTGCGATCCGTCCAGCACAACGTCCCGCGGCAATTCCACCGGCAGATCGCTTTCCGGAACGGGCACCGTTCCGCAATCGTCGCAATAGATCACCGGAATCGGCGCTCCCCAGTAACGCTGGCGGGACACGCCCCAGTCGCGCAGCCGAAACCGTACATGCTTGTCTCCGAGATCCTTGGCTTTCAGATCGGCAGCGACCGCGTCAATGGCCTGCTTATGCGTCAGGCCGTCGTATTTACCGCTTTTGACCAGTACCATTAACTCGTCCTTCGCCGCATACCAATCCTGCCAACGGTTCTGATCAAAAGGCAGGTCGATTTGGCTGCCGCCGGCGTCCCCATAATCACTGCCGCTGCCAACTCCGGATGAATTCCGGCTAAAATCGATCGTTTTACGGTGCAAGACTTGTTTAATCGGCAAGCCGTATCTCTGCGCGAAATGAAAATCGCGCTCGTCATGCGCCGGCACTGCCATGACCGCGCCTTCGCCGTAACTCATCAGCACGTAGTTGCCTACCCAGACCGGCACTTTTTCTCCGGTCAGAGGGTGCGTGACCTGAATGCCGGTCGGCATGCCTTTCTTTTCGACGGTCGCAAGATCGGCCTCGGCGGTACCGGTCTGCTCGCATTCGTGAATGAAAGCGGCAAGCTCCGGATTATTCCTGGCGGCCTGAGCGGCCAAGGGATGCTCTGGGGCGACCGCGCAGAAAGTGACGCCCATGATCGTATCGGCCCGGGTGGTATAGACCCACAACAAGTCCTGTTTGCCGTCAAATTCGTAGGGAAAGGCGAAGCGCACCCCGTAGCTTTTGCCGATCCAGTTGACCTGCATGGTTTTGACCTGCTCCGGCCAGCCGTCCAGAGTCTCGAGCGACTGGAGCAGTTCATCGGCGTAAGCGGTGATTTTCAAAAACCACTGGGCGATTTCCTTGCGTTCCACCTGGGTGTCGCAGCGCCAGCAACAGCCGTCGATGACCTGTTCGTTCGCCAGCACGGTCATGTCGTTCGGGCACCAGTTGACCGGCGCGGTCTTTTTGTAGACCAGGCCTTTTTCCAGCAGCTTCAGAAAGAACCACTGTTCCCAACGGTAATAATCCGGATCGCAGGTAGCGATTTCCCGGTTCCAGTCGTAGCCGAAACCCAGGCGCTTGAGCTGGCCTTTCATATAAGCGATATTTTCATAGGTCCAGTCGGCGGGATGGACGCCGTGCTGCATCGCGGCGTTTTCCGCGGGCAGGCCGAACGCATCCCAACCCATCGGCTGCAGCACGTTCTTGCCGAGCATGCGCTGGTAACGGCTGATCACGTCGCCGATGGTGTAGTTGCGAACGTGCCCCATGTGCAATTTACCGCTGGGATACGGAAACATCGACAAGCAATAATACTTGTCCTGGTTGGCGGTCTCGGATACATTAAAGACGCCCGACTCTTCCCAAATTTTCTGTACGGCTTGCTCAATGGCCAGCGGCTTGTAAATTTCTTCCATCCTTCTCGTCTTTTACCGGTCAAAAGCGTTAGAATACCGCACTGTTAAGTAAATCTAAAGAGCCATTTTCAGGAGTAGTACCGTATGAAGAAAAATAAATTTATCCAGGCTTACAACGACATCGTCAGGCATCTTTACGAAACGATGGACGAGACCCTTCATTCCCTTGCGGAAGCGCTTGAAATTTCGAAGGAAAAAGCCGGAAAAGACAGCGACCTGAGCAAAGAGGAGTTGAACCGGGTCGGCGATTACGTCAAGCGCGACGTGGAAACCGCGGCGCACGGTCTGACCGAAAAAAAGGATTCTAATTCTCTTTCGGAATGGTTCAAATTTGATATCGAACTGATCGAAAATTTCACGCTGGACGCCTTCCTCAGCGTGGCCGACAAGACGCGCATCGAACTGGCGAAACTGGGGGAGCTGGCCAAAACCCATCGCTACCAAAGCGGCGACATCACCCTTCCCGGCACTTTCATTTGCGATAACTGCGGCAAGGAAATCGCCTTCAAAACCACCAGCGAAATTCCGGAGTGCCCGGTATGCCATGCAAAAACCTTTGTCCGTATTTGATATTAGCGATCGAAACCTTATAAAATAAGGTTTTTTCATCTTGGCAGTTTTATAGGTAGCAACATGCGCAGAGTCATTTTCAATCAGAAAGGCGGTGTCGGCAAATCGACGATTACGTGCAATCTCGCCGCGATCAGCGCCGTTGAAGGAAAGCGTACGTTAGTCATCGATCTCGACGTCCAGGGCAATTCGACGCAATACCTGTTGGGCGGAAAAGTCAGCGACAGCGACAGGACCATTGCCCACTATTTTAAAGATTGCCTCAGCCTTTCGCTGTTCGGGAACAATAACAATTCCGGGCTTGAAAATGCGATTCACGAAACACCGTTTCCCAATCTGTACGTCATTCCGTCGCATCCCGATCTCGAGCCGCTGCAAGGCCGGCTGGAGTCGCGCTTCAAGATCTTCAAACTGAAGGAAGGGCTCGATAATCTGCGAGGCTTCGATTCGATCTACATCGATACGCCGCCCATCCTCAACTTTTACAGCCAGTCGGCCTTGATTGCAGCCGACAAATGCCTGATTCCGTTCGATTGCGACACGTTTTCCCGTGAATCGCTCTTGACCCTGATGCAGACCATCTCCGAAGTCAAGGCCGATCACAACCAGAATCTGACCATCGAAGGCATTGTCGTCAATCAGTTCCAGAAACAGGCCAATCTGCCGCGCCAACTGGTCGATCAACTGATCGCCGAAGGACTTCCGGTGCTGTCCGCGATGATCTCGCCTTCGGTCAAGGTCAGGGAATCGCACAGTCAGGCTCAACCTTTGGTCCATTACGTCCCCAATCACAAACTGACCGACGAATACCGCGCCTTGCATGCCGAAATTCACGGCGGCTGATTCCGTTTCGACGCGGAGCGCAGGTTGAGAAGACAACCGCCAAGGACGCCGTCGCCATACCCCCTCCGGCCATTGGAAAACTGATCCGGTTGGGGTTCGCAAGCTTCATGTTAACCTCGCGGATGAGCTAAGGATTGCTTTCCGGAAGGCGCGCCATAGCCGTTTTACTCGGCAAGCAACCTGGAACGGTCTGTAATGCGCTGTTGCCGATTCCGACCGGCGCCGGATTGACTTACTGAAACAGGCCGGTCAACCGAAGCAGGATTCGATCATTTCAGGGATGAACCGTTATTTCGCTTCCGATAATATTTTTCTTCCGTAATTTTCAGTCGTCATGGTCAGTCTTTCCCTATCCGGCGCCAAGCCCTGGCTGCTTCCTTTGCTGTCCGGCATTCTGATCGGCACCAGTTACATCCCTTTCCCGCCCTGGGCAGCCCTGTTTTGTTTTGTTCCTCTATGGCTGTTCTGGCAAAGGCAGACGCGCCTGAGGGAGGTTTTCTTGGGCGGCTTGCTGACGTCGTTCGTATTTACTCTGATCGGCTTTAACTGGGTGACCTATTTGCTGCACGAGTTCGCCCACCTGCCCTGGCCCCTGGCGGTCGTCGGCATGTTGCTGTACGCCCTGGTTGCGCACCTGTTCGTTCCGCTCGCGGGCGTAGTATGGTTCTGGGGACAACGGAAGTTTCGCTGGCCCGAGCCGCTGTCGCTGGCGCTGATGGCGATGATCACGGTGTTGTGCGAAGCTTACTCATTGACTTTGTTCGACTGGAACTTCGGCTATTCCTGGTACGGCGCCGGACTTCCCATCTACCAATGGGCGGAAATCGTCGGCTTTAAGGGCCTCAGCGCCGCC from Methylosarcina fibrata AML-C10 harbors:
- a CDS encoding LPS-assembly lipoprotein LptE encodes the protein MLRKKIAVLVFSVLLSACGYHLRGSSTEVAQEIKSIYWDGGTLQLREQLKGVLGSSASKLADSPEKAGVTVKILNEDFRHRVLSLSSRGRSNEVELDYQLDYELYKEGKLLLERQPLRLRREYFNDQQDIIAKDNEERVIRDEMYQQAIQSILSRARLELQAASK
- the leuS gene encoding leucine--tRNA ligase — encoded protein: MEEIYKPLAIEQAVQKIWEESGVFNVSETANQDKYYCLSMFPYPSGKLHMGHVRNYTIGDVISRYQRMLGKNVLQPMGWDAFGLPAENAAMQHGVHPADWTYENIAYMKGQLKRLGFGYDWNREIATCDPDYYRWEQWFFLKLLEKGLVYKKTAPVNWCPNDMTVLANEQVIDGCCWRCDTQVERKEIAQWFLKITAYADELLQSLETLDGWPEQVKTMQVNWIGKSYGVRFAFPYEFDGKQDLLWVYTTRADTIMGVTFCAVAPEHPLAAQAARNNPELAAFIHECEQTGTAEADLATVEKKGMPTGIQVTHPLTGEKVPVWVGNYVLMSYGEGAVMAVPAHDERDFHFAQRYGLPIKQVLHRKTIDFSRNSSGVGSGSDYGDAGGSQIDLPFDQNRWQDWYAAKDELMVLVKSGKYDGLTHKQAIDAVAADLKAKDLGDKHVRFRLRDWGVSRQRYWGAPIPVIYCDDCGTVPVPESDLPVELPRDVVLDGSQSPLVAHPTFSQVECPQCGKAARRETDTFDTFMESSWYFARFAGISDDAMLADSVHYWLPVDHYIGGIEHAILHLLYARFYTKLLRDEGLLRCGEPFKNLLTQGMVLKDGSKMSKSKGNTVDPQALIDQYGADTVRLFIMFAAPPEQSLEWSDSGVEGAFRFLKRLWKLVHQHVASGGASRPFDRQAMTEEQKTLRRQLHQTIAKVTDDYGRRYTYNTAIAANMELVNALARFNDESENARALRQEAFEAIVLMLSPIVPHICHRMWQELGHPEAIVGAAWPTVDASALTQDSLELVIQVNGKLRGKITVPAAASAAEIERLAFADDHVKRFIEDRPVRKVIVVPKKLVNIVVE
- a CDS encoding zinc ribbon-containing protein, which codes for MKKNKFIQAYNDIVRHLYETMDETLHSLAEALEISKEKAGKDSDLSKEELNRVGDYVKRDVETAAHGLTEKKDSNSLSEWFKFDIELIENFTLDAFLSVADKTRIELAKLGELAKTHRYQSGDITLPGTFICDNCGKEIAFKTTSEIPECPVCHAKTFVRI
- a CDS encoding ParA family protein, whose protein sequence is MRRVIFNQKGGVGKSTITCNLAAISAVEGKRTLVIDLDVQGNSTQYLLGGKVSDSDRTIAHYFKDCLSLSLFGNNNNSGLENAIHETPFPNLYVIPSHPDLEPLQGRLESRFKIFKLKEGLDNLRGFDSIYIDTPPILNFYSQSALIAADKCLIPFDCDTFSRESLLTLMQTISEVKADHNQNLTIEGIVVNQFQKQANLPRQLVDQLIAEGLPVLSAMISPSVKVRESHSQAQPLVHYVPNHKLTDEYRALHAEIHGG